The following coding sequences are from one Pseudomonadales bacterium window:
- the rplN gene encoding 50S ribosomal protein L14 — translation MIQAQSYLDVADNSGARRVMCIKVLGGSKRRYARVGDIIKVTVKEAIPRGKVKKGQVMNAVVVRTKQGVRRPDGSKIKFDDNAAVILNTQLAPIGTRIFGPVTRELRSERFMKIISLAPEVL, via the coding sequence ATGATTCAGGCACAATCTTATCTAGATGTAGCAGATAACAGCGGTGCGCGTCGTGTGATGTGTATTAAAGTTCTTGGTGGCTCGAAGCGTCGTTATGCGCGCGTCGGCGACATCATCAAAGTAACTGTTAAAGAAGCCATTCCGCGTGGCAAAGTGAAAAAAGGTCAGGTAATGAATGCTGTTGTTGTTCGTACCAAGCAAGGCGTGCGTCGCCCTGATGGTTCGAAGATTAAATTCGACGACAATGCAGCTGTTATTTTAAATACCCAACTGGCTCCAATCGGTACGCGTATTTTCGGTCCTGTGACTCGTGAATTGCGTTCTGAGCGTTTTATGAAAATCATCTCTTTAGCGCCTGAAGTACTTTAA
- the rpsQ gene encoding 30S ribosomal protein S17, whose amino-acid sequence MGEKRVRTAQGRVVSNKMDKTITVLVERRVKHPIYGKFMTRSTKLHAHDESNECNIGDVVTVQESRPLSKSKTWTLTSIDERTA is encoded by the coding sequence ATGGGTGAGAAAAGAGTCCGTACAGCGCAAGGTCGTGTTGTTAGTAACAAGATGGATAAAACCATCACTGTGCTAGTTGAGCGCCGCGTTAAGCATCCTATTTATGGTAAGTTCATGACGCGCTCAACTAAGTTGCATGCGCATGATGAATCGAATGAGTGCAACATCGGCGATGTTGTTACTGTTCAAGAGAGTCGTCCTTTGTCTAAGTCAAAGACTTGGACGTTGACGAGTATTGATGAGCGCACGGCGTAA
- the rpmC gene encoding 50S ribosomal protein L29, producing MKAAELREKSVEELNAELLKLREEQFKLRMQQSTGQLGQTHLLKENKQDIARVKTVLTAKQAGN from the coding sequence ATGAAAGCAGCCGAATTACGTGAAAAGTCAGTTGAAGAACTGAATGCTGAGCTTCTTAAATTGCGTGAAGAGCAATTTAAGTTACGTATGCAACAATCAACGGGTCAACTTGGTCAAACGCACTTGCTGAAAGAAAACAAGCAAGATATTGCGCGTGTTAAAACCGTGTTGACGGCAAAACAAGCAGGTAACTAA
- the rplX gene encoding 50S ribosomal protein L24 — translation MKIKRGDEVIVIAGKDKGKRGTVDTIRXDGRLLVSGVNMVKKHTKANPQAGVQGGIIDQEAPIHASNVALFNPQTEKADRVGIRVEDGKKVRFFKSNNALVDA, via the coding sequence TTGAAAATCAAGCGTGGTGACGAAGTCATCGTGATCGCTGGTAAAGACAAAGGCAAGCGTGGCACTGTGGATACAATCCGCAANGATGGCCGTTTGTTAGTGTCTGGTGTAAACATGGTGAAAAAGCATACNAAAGCTAACCCGCAAGCGGGNGTGCAAGGTGGCATCATCGATCAAGAAGCGCCTATTCATGCTTCTAATGTTGCACTCTTTAACCCTCAAACTGAAAAAGCAGACCGTGTTGGCATTCGTGTTGAAGACGGTAAAAAAGTACGCTTCTTCAAGTCTAACAACGCGCTTGTTGATGCGTAA
- the rplV gene encoding 50S ribosomal protein L22 has translation MEVSAKLKGANISAQKARLVADQVRGKGVEEALELLTFSNKKAAVLVKKVLNSAIANAEHNEGADIDELTVSTIFVDEGLTMKRIRPRAKGRADRILKRTCHITVKVADGE, from the coding sequence ATGGAAGTATCTGCAAAACTTAAAGGTGCCAATATCTCTGCACAAAAAGCGCGCTTAGTTGCTGACCAAGTTCGCGGTAAAGGTGTTGAAGAAGCGCTTGAGCTTCTAACCTTTAGCAATAAAAAAGCAGCAGTATTGGTTAAAAAGGTGTTGAACTCTGCGATTGCAAACGCTGAGCACAACGAGGGTGCTGATATTGACGAGTTAACCGTGTCAACAATATTTGTTGATGAGGGTTTAACGATGAAGCGTATTCGTCCACGTGCAAAAGGCCGTGCAGACAGAATTTTAAAGCGCACATGTCATATCACAGTAAAAGTCGCAGACGGCGAATAA
- the rpsS gene encoding 30S ribosomal protein S19: protein MPRSLKKGPFIDLHLLKKVETAIDSNDKRPIKTWSRRSVIFPNMVGLTIAVHNGRQHVPVYVTEDMVGHKLGEFAATRTYKGHVADKKAKR from the coding sequence GTGCCACGTTCATTGAAAAAAGGTCCATTTATTGATCTTCACCTATTGAAGAAAGTTGAGACCGCTATAGACAGTAATGATAAGCGTCCAATCAAAACTTGGTCGCGCCGTTCGGTAATTTTTCCGAATATGGTTGGTTTAACTATTGCAGTACATAACGGCCGTCAACATGTGCCGGTATATGTGACTGAAGATATGGTTGGCCATAAGTTGGGTGAATTCGCAGCTACACGTACCTACAAAGGTCACGTTGCGGACAAGAAGGCTAAGCGCTAA
- the rpsC gene encoding 30S ribosomal protein S3 yields MGQKVHPIGIRLGIVKDHNSVWYADSKTFADKLVSDLEVRSYVEKKLEHASVSRVVIERPANTARITIHTARPGVVIGKKGEDVEKLRADLSKKMGVAVHINIEEIRKPDLDAKLVAQGVASQLERRVMFRRAMKRAVQNAMRQGAEGIKIQLGGRLGGAEIARSEWYREGRVPLHTLRADIDYSTYEAHTTYGVIGIKVWIFKGEVIGGQETPAAKPKKK; encoded by the coding sequence ATGGGTCAGAAAGTACATCCTATCGGTATCCGACTCGGTATTGTTAAAGATCACAATTCAGTTTGGTACGCCGATAGTAAAACGTTCGCTGACAAGCTAGTGAGCGATTTAGAAGTTCGCAGTTATGTTGAGAAAAAATTAGAGCATGCCTCAGTAAGCCGCGTTGTTATTGAGCGCCCTGCAAATACTGCGCGCATCACCATTCACACCGCTCGTCCTGGTGTGGTTATTGGTAAGAAAGGTGAAGATGTTGAAAAACTTCGCGCTGATCTTTCTAAGAAAATGGGCGTTGCTGTTCATATTAATATTGAAGAAATTCGTAAGCCAGACCTTGATGCGAAGTTAGTTGCACAAGGTGTTGCGAGTCAGCTTGAGCGTCGTGTTATGTTCCGTCGTGCGATGAAGCGCGCAGTACAAAACGCCATGCGTCAAGGTGCTGAAGGTATTAAGATTCAGCTGGGTGGTCGTTTAGGCGGCGCCGAGATTGCTCGCTCTGAATGGTATCGTGAAGGTCGTGTTCCGCTTCACACCTTACGCGCCGATATCGATTATTCAACTTATGAAGCTCATACTACCTACGGCGTAATTGGTATTAAAGTATGGATCTTCAAAGGTGAAGTCATTGGTGGTCAAGAGACGCCAGCGGCTAAGCCAAAAAAGAAGTAA
- the rplP gene encoding 50S ribosomal protein L16, with amino-acid sequence MLQPKRTKFRKMMKGRNRGLAHRGSTVSFGEFGLKATGRGRITARQIESARRAMTRHIKRGGKIWIRVFPDKPITQKPLEVRQGKGKGNVEYWVAQIQPGKILYEVQGVEEELAREAFALAAAKIPVSTTFVKRTVM; translated from the coding sequence ATGTTACAACCTAAACGTACAAAATTCCGCAAGATGATGAAAGGCCGTAACCGCGGTCTAGCGCATCGCGGTTCAACCGTTAGTTTTGGTGAGTTTGGTTTAAAAGCAACAGGCCGTGGACGCATCACAGCGCGTCAAATTGAGTCTGCTCGTCGTGCCATGACTCGTCACATCAAGCGTGGCGGTAAAATTTGGATTCGAGTTTTTCCAGACAAGCCGATTACTCAAAAGCCTCTTGAAGTTCGTCAAGGTAAAGGTAAGGGTAATGTTGAATACTGGGTGGCACAAATCCAGCCAGGTAAAATCTTGTATGAAGTACAAGGTGTTGAAGAAGAATTGGCGCGCGAAGCCTTTGCATTAGCTGCCGCAAAGATTCCTGTATCTACAACTTTTGTTAAGCGCACGGTGATGTGA
- the rplE gene encoding 50S ribosomal protein L5, with protein sequence MANLKEVYNNELVAKLKDELGLDNVMQVPRITKITLNMGVGEAVGDKKILENAVKDMEAIAGQKPVVNKARKSVAGFKIREGWPIGCKVTLRDERMYEFLDRLISIAIPRIRDFRGINPKSFDGRGNFAMGVTEQIIFPEIDYDKVDRLRGMDIVITTSASNDDEGRALLRAFNFPLKG encoded by the coding sequence ATGGCAAATTTGAAAGAAGTTTACAATAACGAGTTAGTAGCAAAGCTTAAAGATGAGCTTGGCTTAGACAACGTTATGCAAGTACCTCGCATCACCAAAATTACTCTTAATATGGGTGTTGGTGAAGCCGTTGGTGACAAAAAGATCCTTGAGAACGCTGTCAAGGATATGGAAGCAATCGCTGGTCAGAAGCCTGTTGTTAATAAGGCACGCAAATCAGTCGCGGGTTTTAAAATTCGTGAAGGTTGGCCGATCGGTTGTAAAGTCACTTTGCGTGATGAGCGCATGTATGAATTTTTAGATCGTTTAATTTCAATTGCAATTCCACGTATTCGTGATTTTCGCGGCATTAACCCGAAATCATTCGATGGTCGCGGTAATTTTGCAATGGGCGTAACAGAGCAAATCATTTTCCCTGAAATTGATTATGACAAAGTCGATCGCTTACGTGGTATGGATATTGTTATCACTACTTCAGCGTCGAATGATGATGAAGGTCGCGCACTTCTTCGTGCGTTTAACTTCCCG